The following proteins are co-located in the Saccharomycodes ludwigii strain NBRC 1722 chromosome V, whole genome shotgun sequence genome:
- the MGM101 gene encoding Mgm101p (similar to Saccharomyces cerevisiae YJR144W | MGM101 | Mitochondrial Genome Maintenance) — protein sequence MFSSRLFFPSRPTKLPLNTLRIKRSYAVSRVIKTGSNSNNTNNNSAKNNAPTSTSTIDNNKTAPFTSATNVTTSKSTVSAFPNGKTLYSALNSKSLNDFNNDSINTTKEIDWTTSFLGLGSKPFNDKVQEALAEALTISDIEIKPDGLIYLPEIKYRRILNRAFGAGGWGLVPRSETVITPKLVTREYGLICHGQLVSVARGEQDYFNVEGIPTATEGCKSNALMRCCKDLGIGSELWDPVFIKNFKKKNCVDKFVEHITTGRKKKIWLRKDREVEYPFK from the coding sequence atgttttcGAGTAGATTGTTTTTTCCCTCCCGCCCCACCAAACTGCCATTAAATACCTTGAGAATTAAAAGATCGTATGCGGTTTCAAGAGTAATTAAAACTGGGTCAAATTCCAATAacaccaacaataatagtgcCAAAAACAACGCCCCTACATCAACTTCCACCAtagataataacaaaaccGCTCCTTTTACCTCTGCTACAAATGTAACTACTTCCAAAAGTACCGTTTCTGCATTTCCAAATGGGAAGACTTTATACTCAGCACTAAATAGTAAAAGtttaaatgattttaataacGACTCAATCAATACAACCAAGGAAATAGATTGGACAACTTCATTTCTTGGGTTGGGTTCTAAGCCCTTTAATGATAAGGTACAAGAAGCGTTAGCTGAAGCTTTAACTATTTCAgatattgaaattaaacCGGATGGgttaatttatttaccAGAAATTAAATACAGGAGGATTTTAAATAGAGCGTTTGGTGCTGGTGGATGGGGGTTGGTGCCACGTTCAGAAACTGTTATAACACCTAAGTTAGTTACCAGAGAATATGGCCTAATTTGTCACGGCCAATTGGTCAGTGTAGCAAGAGGCGAGCAAGATTATTTTAATGTTGAAGGTATTCCGACTGCGACAGAAGGGTGTAAAAGTAATGCTTTAATGAGATGTTGCAAAGATTTGGGCATTGGTTCTGAATTATGGGATcctgtttttattaaaaatttcaagaagaaaaattgtGTAGACAAGTTTGTTGAGCATATTACCActggaagaaaaaagaaaatttggCTAAGGAAAGATAGAGAAGTTGAGTATCCTTTCAAATAA
- the SMN1 gene encoding Smn1p (similar to Saccharomyces cerevisiae YHR202W | putative protein of unknown function), with the protein MTTGKFLSFLLIITALLRATNGLPVPSNNQFYYASQGNINRDLKIGDLNFIHTTDTHGWLGSHPNEINYNADWGDFISFTANLKQTITANKTRDFLLIDTGDKYDGNGLSDASLPHGKYSTAIFNKQDYDLLTLGNHELYTENNTIMEYYETAKNSKFKGKYISSNVEFVDNNLDGKLVPFGDKYAYFQTENLKKRILAFSFIFDFQRINSRAKVTPIKEEITKEWFQQVIQRYDETQVDLIIVFGHLPITDVENREINYLHSFLRSVYPNIVIQYFGGHSHIRDFVQFDAKSTGLQSGRFCETVGFLSITNNSKDDSFPQFHRRYIDFNLRSFNYHLSNLGGLNIENSNGAEVSEEISKIRKKLNLDEVYGYIPQNYYMYYEPLTSKKNIYNLLINKILPTLEVKHPTIPRYIMINTGAIRYDLYKGVFTKDTQYIVSPFGNEWNYIKLPSKLASKISDKINKGPVVLNIPEAHIFDISDDGKCPFRHKKGLVKGYTTYDSYGCKGDDTIHNSLGYYEVPNVIQYTDDTTNDDTLVDFIFYSFLKPNILSAINNINKDMKVTSHFFTDDDCFYYGGLSTQDLLRRYFEQFL; encoded by the coding sequence ATGACTACTGGGAAATtcttatcatttttattaataataacagctTTATTAAGGGCTACTAACGGGTTACCCGTTCCCTCTAATaaccaattttattatgcATCACAAGGTAACATAAACAGAGACTTGAAAATAGgtgatttaaattttatacaCACTACTGATACACATGGTTGGTTAGGTTCTCATCcaaatgaaattaattacAATGCAGATTGGGGCGATTTCATCTCTTTTACTGCCAACTTAAAACAGACAATTACAGCCAACAAAACTAgagattttcttttaattgataCTGGCGACAAATATGATGGAAATGGACTAAGCGATGCCTCCCTTCCACATGGGAAATATTCTACtgcaatttttaataaacaagATTATGATTTGTTGACGTTGGGAAACCACGAATTATATACAGAGAATAATACTATAATGGAATATTATGAAACTGCTAAAAATTCTAAATTTAAAGgtaaatatatttctagCAATGTTGAATTCGTAGACAACAACCTTGATGGGAAATTGGTACCATTTGGCGATAAATATGCCTATTTTCAGACAGAAAATCTgaagaaaagaattttgGCATTTTCCTTTATCTTTGATTTTCAACGAATTAACAGCAGAGCAAAAGTCACTCCTATTAAGGAAGAAATCACTAAAGAGTGGTTTCAGCAAGTGATCCAGAGGTATGATGAAACACAAGTAGATTTAATTATAGTTTTTGGACATTTGCCCATTACAGATGTTGAAAACAGGGAAATTAACTATTTGCATTCTTTCTTAAGGTCTGTGTATCCTAATATCGTGATTCAATATTTTGGCGGACATTCTCATATTAGAGATTTTGTACAATTTGATGCAAAGAGCACAGGTTTGCAAAGCGGAAGATTTTGCGAAACCGTCGGATTTTTATCCATTACAAACAACTCAAAAGATGATTCTTTTCCTCAGTTCCATAGAAGATATATTGATTTCAATTTAAGGTCATTCAACTATCATTTATCCAACTTGGGTGgtttaaatattgaaaactCAAATGGCGCTGAAGTTTCTGAAGAAATCtcaaaaataagaaagaaaCTAAATTTGGACGAGGTTTACGGCTATATTCCACAGAACTATTATATGTATTATGAACCACTaacttccaaaaaaaatatttacaatttACTAATCAATAAGATATTGCCAACACTTGAGGTAAAGCACCCTACTATTCCACGTTACATTATGATAAACACTGGTGCTATCAGATATGACCTATATAAGGGGGTTTTCACTAAAGATACACAATATATTGTATCACCATTTGGGAACGAATGgaattatattaaattgcCCTCAAAACTAGCATCTAAAATTTCCGACAAAATCAACAAAGGCCCTGTAGTGTTGAATATTCCTGAAGCACATATTTTCGACATCTCAGATGACGGTAAGTGCCCGTTTAGACATAAAAAGGGCCTGGTCAAAGGTTATACCACATACGATAGTTACGGTTGTAAAGGCGATGACACCATACATAATAGCTTAGGTTATTATGAGGTACCAAATGTTATTCAATATACTGATGATACTACTAATGATGATACATTAGttgattttatattttacaGTTTTTTAAagccaaatattttatcagcaataaataatatcaataaagaCATGAAAGTAACGAGTCATTTTTTTACAGATGATGACTGTTTTTACTATGGGGGGTTGAGTACTCAAGATTTGTTAAGACGTTATTTTGAGCagtttttataa
- a CDS encoding 40S ribosomal protein eS4 (similar to Saccharomyces cerevisiae YHR203C | RPS4B | Ribosomal Protein of the Small subunit (paralog of YJR145C | RPS4A)) produces MARGPKKHLKRLAAPHHWMLDKLSGCYAPRPSQGPHKLSESLPLIVFLRNRLKYALNGREVKAILMQRQVKVDGKVRTDTTFPAGFMDVITLEATNENFRLVYDVKGRFAVHRITDEEAAYKLAKVKKVQLGKKGVPYVVTHDGRTIRYPDPSIKVNDTVVVDLASGKITDFIKFDTGKLVYVTGGHNLGRVGTIVHRERHEGGFDIVHIKDSLDNTFVTRLGNVFVIGEPGKPYISLPKGKGIKLSIAEERDRRRAQQGL; encoded by the exons ATGGCTAGAGGACC aAAGAAGCATCTAAAAAGATTAGCAGCTCCACATCATTGGATGTTGGACAAATTGTCTGGTTGTTACGCTCCAAGACCATCTCAAGGTCCACACAAATTGAGTGAATCTTTACCATTGATTGTCTTCTTAAGAAACAGATTAAAGTATGCTTTGAACGGTCGTGAAGTTAAGGCTATCTTGATGCAACGTCAAGTTAAAGTTGATGGTAAGGTTAGAACTGACACTACTTTCCCAGCTGGTTTTATGGATGTCATCACTTTGGAAGCCACCAACGAAAACTTCAGATTGGTCTATGACGTTAAGGGTAGATTTGCTGTCCACCGTATTACCGATGAAGAAGCCGCTTACAAGTTGGCCAAGGTCAAGAAGGTTCAATTGGGTAAGAAGGGTGTTCCATACGTTGTTACCCACGATGGTAGAACTATCAGATACCCAGATCCAAGCATCAAAGTTAACGAcactgttgttgttgatctTGCTTCTGGTAAAATCACtgattttatcaaatttgACACTGGTAAGTTAGTTTACGTTACTGGTGGTCATAACTTGGGTCGTGTTGGTACCATTGTTCACAGAGAAAGACATGAAGGTGGTTTCGATATTGTTCACATCAAGGATTCTTTAGACAACACCTTTGTTACCAGATTGGGTAATGTCTTCGTTATTGGTGAACCAGGTAAGCCATACATTTCTTTGCCAAAGGGTAAAGGTATTAAGTTATCCATTGCTGAAGAACGTGACAGAAGAAGAGCTCAACAGGGTTTATAA
- the MNL1 gene encoding alpha-1,2-mannosidase MNL1 (similar to Saccharomyces cerevisiae YHR204W | MNL1 | MaNnosidase-Like protein), producing MKLLRCIILFFLSTILNKLSILPIQRVHCLGDKDYKNDISRYLNRGFSRIELDHYLSETAQLFEWSFDQYMKYGYPFDEVLPMSCKPKTRNYKDASDTVTNDVLGNFSITLIDSLTTFAVMGNREGFHKYVDLVDEVVPIDFSEVDSTIQAFEITIRVIGAFLSAHLYATDPSKKVFYPSYNGHLLTRAKNLADRILPIYLTPSNLPLPRINLKSGVQKLSLESPELLIENNPVAMACPMFEFTLLSYLTLDSKYELITRYAFNKTWELRTRVNLLASSFDPVSMSMNLPYTGIGASIDSFYEYALKGSILFDDDHLYQVWKDSFNGLQNYSEYLWWYNNINVINGGASYISWIDSLSAFFPGLLVLDGQIDNAVLKNLFFTKLWNYYGSIPERWVSEHRNYYYYYQDDDDGVSNATKKKQRGLTINDTIALEWYPLRPELVESTYFLYRATKDPIYLNIGVEILESLKTRFKCECGLCGLQDIVTGERQDRMESFVLGETLKYLFLLFDENNEIHTNCKNNNILFSTEAHPFWLDSKVKKNYEKKKYLDSSGIYKSLCNKIIKERAGLDKASSTFVKGRKESVLERISSKLRFNKVDRKDDDISVLTEANGNSEGNGTESSSIQDSNSYGSCEVYHGNGDMSLLSSDLLNNNSIMFEVDRKYSSVMISPDYWHNEPMELNKNFYWKHINREGAQCFKYYEPLDSIMETVLGRYRQYSFDNKISDELYRSIIGSKVSLVPYKDISIEDYPRYIKYLNGSDTCLKNGGSNIIGDGVLTLVKLVKIDDTYYYTNNRNKTQIDLEEDVPIIRIVEEDMMKKESTFKDYIHYYYYKDLFFNNIMKNNLLLMGPSKRNDGERQKFDIYDRNIRELQEIFSKNNNNQMIIECKFIVTNVEFV from the coding sequence ATGAAACTGCTGCGTTGcattatattgtttttcttaTCGACAATTTTGAATAAACTTTCCATTTTGCCTATCCAACGTGTACACTGTTTAGGAGACaaagattataaaaatgatataagTAGATATTTAAACCGAGGGTTTAGTAGAATCGAATTGGATCATTATCTGTCTGAAACAGCACAGTTATTCGAATGGTCTTTTGATCAGTATATGAAGTATGGGTACCCATTCGATGAAGTTTTGCCAATGAGTTGCAAACCCAAGACAAGGAATTACAAGGATGCTAGTGATACCGTGACGAATGACGTATTGggaaatttttcaataacatTAATTGATTCACTAACCACTTTTGCAGTTATGGGTAATCGAGAAGGCTTCCATAAGTATGTTGACTTAGTTGATGAAGTAGTACCGATTGATTTTTCTGAAGTTGACAGTACCATTCAAGCATTTGAAATTACCATTAGAGTTATCGGTGCGTTTCTTAGTGCTCATTTGTACGCCACAGACCCTAGTAAGAAAGTTTTTTATCCGAGTTATAACGGGCATTTATTAACCAGAGCTAAAAACTTAGCAGATAGAATATTGccaatatatttaacaCCGTCCAACTTACCATTGCCCAGgattaatttaaaaagtgGTGTACAAAAATTGAGTTTAGAATCACCAGAATTACTAATAGAAAACAATCCTGTTGCAATGGCATGCCCTATGTTTGAATTTACTTTATTATCTTATTTAACATTAGATTCGAAATATGAGTTAATAACGAGATATGCCTTTAATAAGACGTGGGAATTAAGAACCAGAGTGAATCTATTAGCATCTTCATTTGATCCAGTTAGCATGTCCATGAACCTACCATACACAGGGATTGGTGCATCGATTGATTCCTTTTACGAATATGCTTTGAAAGGCTCAATTCTATTTGATGACGACCATCTATATCAAGTTTGGAAAGACAGTTTTAACGGGTTACAAAATTATTCTGAATATTTGTGGTGGTACAATAACATCAATGTTATCAATGGAGGTGCCTCTTATATTTCATGGATCGATTCCCTAAGTGCATTTTTCCCCGGATTATTAGTTTTAGATGGTCAAATAGATAATGCtgtattgaaaaatttgtttttcacTAAATTATGGAATTATTATGGAAGTATTCCTGAAAGATGGGTTTCCGAGCACaggaattattattattattatcaagatgacgatgatgGAGTTAGTAAtgcaacaaaaaaaaaacaacggGGCTTAACCATAAACGATACAATTGCATTAGAATGGTATCCTTTGAGGCCAGAATTAGTGGAAAGTACCTATTTTCTTTACAGAGCCACAAAGGATCCAATATACCTGAACATAGGTGTAGAAATATTAGAGAGTTTGAAAACCAGATTCAAGTGTGAATGTGGCTTATGCGGTTTGCAAGATATAGTCACTGGAGAGAGACAAGATAGAATGGaaagttttgttttaggtgaaacattaaaatatctatttttactatttgatgaaaataatgaaatacATACCAATtgtaagaataataatatcctaTTTAGTACAGAGGCGCATCCATTTTGGTTGGACAGTAAAGTTAAGAAgaattatgaaaaaaaaaaatatttggattCTTCTGGAATATATAAATCTTTatgtaataaaataataaaagaaagagcAGGATTAGACAAGGCATCTTCTACTTTTGTTAAGGGTAGAAAGGAATCGGTTCTGGAAAGAATATCGAGTAAACTAAGATTTAATAAGGTGGATAGAAAGGATGATGATATCTCTGTTTTAACAGAAGCAAACGGTAACAGTGAAGGAAATGGTACTGAATCTTCTTCAATTCAAGATTCCAACTCATATGGATCGTGTGAAGTATACCATGGCAATGGAGACATGAGTCTTTTGAGTTCTGATTTGTtgaacaataatagtataaTGTTTGAGGTAGATCGAAAGTATTCTAGTGTTATGATTTCACCTGATTACTGGCATAATGAACCGATGGAGTTgaacaaaaatttttactGGAAGCATATTAACCGTGAGGGTGCCcaatgttttaaatattatgaaCCGTTGGATAGCATAATGGAAACTGTTTTAGGTAGATATAGACAATACtcttttgataataaaatatcagaTGAATTGTACAGGTCTATAATTGGTTCTAAAGTTTCCTTGGTGCCATATAAGGATATAAGCATTGAGGATTACCCAAGATATATTAAGTATCTAAACGGTAGTGATACATGCCTAAAAAATGGTGGCAGTAACATTATTGGTGATGGTGTGTTGACTTTAGTTAAATTGGTAAAAATTGATGACACTTATTATTACACAAATAATAGGAATAAGACACAAATTGATTTAGAGGAGGATGTACCGATAATCCGGATTGTAGAGGAAGATATGATGAAAAAGGAATCTACATTTAAGGATTACatccattattattattataaggatttatttttcaacaacataatgaaaaataatcttttgCTGATGGGACCATCGAAGCGTAATGATGGTGAACGACAAAAGTTTGATATATATGATCGGAATATAAGAGAATTGCAAGAAATATtcagtaaaaataataataatcaaatgATAATAGAATGCAagtttattgttactaatGTTGAGTTTGTCTGA
- the SCH9 gene encoding serine/threonine protein kinase SCH9 (similar to Saccharomyces cerevisiae YHR205W | SCH9 | AGC family protein kinase), whose amino-acid sequence MNFFGYNHNNKSGEDHDNENSNTVNNQQQQFIGFYPGFTSTTATPTIALSNSSYAMGTTGLNNDLHNNGNVTLPLIDATTTQTNENAEQPNFNLAGLNSGNQNMGIRGEFDNAQAYMNQLVESAGTTGTTANFSNNNSQQNPVATARNDIANSKQAMPRGKLKINILKGRNIVVRAQSQPYVVCTFESSEFISNGPESLNPTPLNNFANSHGSNNQYGRTKKLNKRSIYTKQSSSQLNDLINYNKDDDPNASSYANPIWHHETIFDVVGSHSELDISIYDSLHDDMFLGQVRLYPKVQSQKHAVYESWYPLTTTTKSNSTTNQYTPKQVSGEIKIRCEYFSTNKSHYGPQDFEILKLLGKGTFGQVYQVRKKDTKRIYAMKVLSKKVIVKKNEIAHTLGERNILVRTASKSCPFIIGLKFSFQTPSDLYLVIDFMSGGELFWHLQKEGRFPEYRAKFYIAELVLALEYLHDNDIVYRDLKPENILLDANGNIALCDFGLSKADLKDRTNTFCGTTEYLAPELLLDESGYTKMVDFWSLGVLIFEMCCGWSPFFAENNQKMYQKIAFGKVKFPRDVLSPEGRSFVKGLLNRNPRHRLGAIDDGRELRAHPFFNDIDWEQLKMKKITPPFKPHLSSELDTCNFDPQFTQSSTSFMKQQQFTGTHLNNGGDAANTNSAGTNTATDNNVGGTSNNNNGHNMDGSVTAAQNVINTPLSSTMQAQFAGFTFVDESALDEQYNHAYSNRKFLQNSYFMEPGSFIPGNPNLPPDEDVIEEDEDEVGVRNNASGKSRNNKLSGGNVNQGQSSNINNDNGSTATTVGANANNSTNNNNGIGANNSSNTNPDSTNNGINENGNSSRPVRDLLSDTHTDFDGDEHMEDDDFVNGRFEI is encoded by the coding sequence ATGAACTTTTTTGGATATAACcataacaataaaagtGGCGAAGATCATGACAATGAAAATAGCAATACTGTCAAcaaccaacaacaacaatttattGGCTTTTATCCTGGTTTTACTTCTACTACAGCCACGCCAACAATTGCCCTAAGTAACAGTTCTTATGCTATGGGAACTACAGGTTTAAATAACGATTTGCATAATAATGGGAATGTTACTCTTCCTTTAATAGATGCTACTACTACACaaacaaatgaaaatgCTGAGCAACCAAACTTTAATTTAGCGGGTCTCAATTCAGGTAATCAAAATATGGGCATTCGTGGTGAGTTTGATAATGCTCAGGCGTATATGAATCAGCTTGTTGAAAGTGCAGGTACTACTGGTACTACGGCCAACtttagtaacaataattctCAGCAAAACCCGGTAGCTACTGCTCGGAATGATATTGCTAATAGCAAACAAGCTATGCCAAGGGGTAAACTTAAGATTAATATTCTAAAAGGTAGAAACATTGTTGTTAGGGCACAGTCTCAACCTTATGTTGTTTGTACATTTGAGAGTTCTGAGTTTATCTCTAATGGTCCTGAGTCTTTAAATCCTACTCCATTGAATAACTTTGCTAATAGTCATGGTAGTAATAACCAATATGGAAGAACTAAAAAGTTGAATAAGAGATCGATTTATACTAAACAATCTTCCTCTCAATTGAACGAtttgataaattataacaaaGATGATGATCCTAACGCTAGCAGTTATGCCAATCCAATTTGGCATCATGAGACTATATTTGACGTTGTTGGTTCTCATTCTGAATTAGATATTTCTATCTATGATTCTCTGCATGATGATATGTTTTTGGGCCAAGTTAGGCTATATCCTAAAGTACAATCGCAAAAACATGCCGTTTACGAGAGTTGGTATCCACTAACAACCACAACAAAGAGTAATAGCACCACAAATCAATATACTCCTAAACAAGTCAGTGGCGAGATTAAGATTAGATGTGAGTATTTTTCTACAAATAAATCACATTATGGTCCACAggattttgaaattttaaaactattgGGCAAGGGGACATTTGGCCAAGTATACCAAGTTCGCAAAAAGGATACCAAAAGAATATATGCCATGAAAGTTTTGTccaaaaaagttattgtAAAGAAAAACGAGATAGCACACACACTTGGGGAGAGAAATATTTTAGTGAGGACAGCTTCCAAGTCGTGTCCgtttattattggtttaaaattttcCTTTCAGACACCGTCAGATTTATACTTGGTTATTGATTTCATGAGCGGGGGTGAATTGTTTTGGCACTTACAGAAAGAAGGTAGGTTTCCGGAATACAGAGCCAAATTCTATATTGCTGAGTTGGTTTTAGCTTTAGAATACCTACATGATAATGACATTGTTTACAGAGATCTAAAGcctgaaaatattttattagatGCCAATGGGAATATTGCCTTATGTGATTTTGGGTTGAGTAAAGCTGATTTAAAAGACCGTACAAATACCTTTTGTGGCACTACGGAGTACTTGGCGCCTGAATTATTGTTGGACGAAAGTGGGTACACCAAAATGGTTGATTTTTGGTCATTGGGTGTGCTAATTTTCGAGATGTGTTGTGGCTGGTCTCCGTTTTTCGCTGAAAATAATCAGAAGATGTACCAAAAAATTGCGTTTGGTAAAGTTAAATTTCCTAGGGATGTTTTGTCACCGGAGGGTAGATCTTTTGTTAAAGGGCTTTTGAACAGAAATCCAAGACATAGATTGGGTGCTATAGATGATGGCAGAGAGCTAAGGGCACATCCCTTTTTCAATGATATTGATTGGGAACAactaaaaatgaagaaaataacaCCACCCTTTAAACCACATTTAAGTTCTGAGTTGGACACGTGCAATTTTGATCCGCAATTCACTCAATCTTCTACATCCTTTATGAAGCAGCAACAGTTTACTGGTACTCACCTAAACAATGGTGGAGATGCTGCTAATACTAATAGTGCAGGCACTAACACTGCCactgataataatgtaGGTGGTActagtaacaataacaacggACATAATATGGATGGTTCTGTCACTGCTGCTCaaaatgttattaataCGCCATTATCTTCTACAATGCAAGCACAATTTGCCGGATTTACCTTTGTGGATGAAAGTGCATTAGATGAACAGTATAACCACGCTTATAGTAACCGTAAATTTCTACAGAATTCGTATTTTATGGAGCCTGGTTCTTTCATACCTGGGAATCCCAACTTGCCACCCGACGAGGATGTAATTGAAGAGGATGAGGACGAAGTTGGTGTCAGAAATAACGCGAGCGGTAAAAGTAGAAATAACAAACTTTCTGGTGGTAATGTGAACCAGGGTCAGAGCAGTAACATCAACAATGATAATGGCTCTACTGCTACTACGGTTGGTGCTAATGCTAATAACTctactaacaataataatggtattgGTGCTAATAACAGTTCCAATACTAACCCAGATTCAACGAACAATGGTATAAATGAGAATGGCAATAGTAGTCGTCCAGTTCGCGATTTACTTTCTGATACTCATACTGATTTTGATGGAGATGAACACATggaagatgatgattttgttaatggccgttttgaaatataa